DNA from Streptococcus parasuis:
AACTGGGATTGAAATCAACCATTCTTTAATATCTGTAAAGAGTGTTACCCCTAAATCTTCCCATGGAATGAAACTCAAAATCATAAAGACAAAAGTAAGGAAGAAGAGAATCAAAACACGTTTTTGTGCAGGAGTTAAGGTATCATTAACAGCCCGATCAGCAGTCACGTTGAAATGTTCCATATCTTCTGCCCTTTGTTTATAAACCAAGGATTTAGTTGGATCTTTCTTCACTTTTTCAGCATAATTGGCAACAAAGGCCATTCCCAAACCAAGGATAACAATAAAGAAAACAATCCGCCAAATCATACCATCGGCAATGGATACCCCAGCTGTTGCGGAAGCCACACCAGTCGCAAATGGATTGACAGTTGAGGCTAAACAACCAATTTGAGAACCTAGCAGGATAATGGCAACCCCAGTAATACTATCGTACCCAACTGCCATCATGACAGGAATAATCAGCGGGAAGAAAGCCATTGTTTCTTCACCCATGCCATAGGTGGAACCACCTAAGCCAAAGAGAAACATAAGGACATAAATCAACCATTTTTCACGGCCCTTGAAGCGTTTCACGATGGATGCAATCCCAACGTCTAATGCACCTGTCTCATTCACAACTCCAAGAAAGGCACCAACCATCAAGATAAAGAAGGAAACATCAATGGCTGCAGATGTTGCACCGTGCCCTAGCATTGCCCGCACAGGAGCCATCAATACGTCCCAAATCCCTTGGGGATTTTGATCCACTGCTTCATAGGTTCCTGTAATAAAATTACCGCCATCATCCACTTGATATTGGCCGGCAGGAATAATCCAAGTCATCACAGCCATAATGGCAATGATGATCATGAGGACAGTATATGAAGAAGGCATCTTAAAGCCTTTTTTTACTTTTTCACTCATTGTAAAAACCTCCCATAATATTTTTCAATGTATGGATACATAAAATGAATGTCAAACGGATACAAAACTCTACTAGATACCATACGAACAGCTCTGGAAAAAATTATGAAACTATTCATACATGTTTCAAAAACACACTCCAGAATAACCAGTCTTCAATCTTGTCTTCTAGTTTGCATTTCGTACTCACTCAAAAAAATTAGGAAATCTTTTAATACCCAAAATCGTAGGGATAAGATTGGTTTTAGTAGTTACAGTTCCCTTCACCAGTCTGTTTCTAGTGACGGTCAAAAGTTGGGAAACTACTGACCAATGCAAGTAAATTCATGAAGTACAGTTAAAGCAAGTTTAAGATAGATAACATGTCGGTATTTCCAGTAGAATCATCAACTCAAGTATCCACCTACACACAATTGAAAGGTCCTTATGATTGGAAGGCAGGCTGGATGAGTGTTCGTCATCCTCAGTTACTCATAGGTAGATACTGATGAGGAATAAGCTAAAATGGAAGGAGAGTAAGAACTGAAAGAAATACTCTCCTGTCCTTGAATAGCAATCTGTTTGCTATTATCAATGTTTTGTAATGGTTGTGCCACTATGCGACTCAATCAATGCTCCTAAATTTTCTAACGAGGTAATCACAGCCTTGGAGTTTGGCTTATGATTGACAAAAGCAATAGCTGCTTCTACTTTTGGTAACATGGAGCCAGGCGCAAATTCATTTTGACGAATATACTCTTCAAGCTCCGCAACAGTTACCTTTTCCAATTTCCTTTGATCTGGCTTGTTAAAACGAACATAGACATAATCCACACCCGTTAAGATAATAAAGACATCTGCATCGACTAATTCAGCAAGACATTGAGATGCAAAATCCTTATCAATGACAGCCTCGACGCCCACAAGGGTTCCATCTTCTTCTTGGATAACAGGTACACCACCTCCACCTGCTGCGACAACAATCTCCCCTGCATTTAGTAGAGTACGGATTGTGCCAATCTCTTTAATACCAATTGGCTTTGGAGAAGCCACTACTTTGCGCCAGCCCCGTCCAGCATCTTCTTTGAAAGTTGCACCAGTCTTTTGACTTTCCAACTCTGCTTCTTCTTTGGTATAGAATGGACCAATGGGTTTTGATAAGTTTTCAAATGCAGGATCATTTTTATCTACAATTACTTGTGTGACAACAGAGACAACACCTTTATCAATACCTTCTTTGGCTAATTCATTTTCAAGAGCATTTTGTAACCAGAAACCGATTGATCCTTCGGTCATAGCGACCAAACTGTCTAATGGGAAGGCTGGATTTTTTTCAGAGTTAGCTGCTAAGTTTTGCAATAATAAATTCCCAACTTGCGGACCATTACCATGAGTGATAATCAAATCATCCCCATTTTTGATCAGTTTGACAAGGTGCTTAGCAGTCTGTACCAGAGCAGCTTTTTGGGCTTTGGCTGATGGATCTGACGTTAAGATGGCATTTCCTCCCAAAGCAACAACAATTTTACGATGAGTCATATTGATTCTCTTCCCTCCTTTCTATAAAGAAATCGCTTACATTTCTGATTTTCAAACTGGGGACAGGGTCAAAATTGAATCCGGTCCCCAAACATGATGACTTCACTGACCATTTAAGCTACACACGTGGTACAAATGGATCCCCTAAAGTAGCTGCCATCACTGCTTTAATGGTATGCATGCGATTTTCAGCTTGGTCAAAATGGCGAGCATATTTGCTACGGAATACTTCATCCGTTACTTCCATTTCTTCTACACCAAATTTTTCAGCAACATCTTTACCATATACAGTATTAGTATCATGGAAGGCTGGCAAGCAGTGCAAGAAAATCAGATTCTCATTTTCTGCTTTTTTCACCAAATCCATGTTTACTTGATATGGTTTTAATAATTTCACACGTTCTTCAAATTTAGATTCTTCACCCATTGATACCCAAACGTCTGTATAGAGGACATCTGCGCCTTTAACAGCCTCGTCAGCATTGTCCGTAATCAACACACGCGCACCAGATTCTTTAGCAAATCCTTCTGCAAGGGCTACCACTGTTTCGTCTGGGAAGAGTTCTTTTGGTGAGAAGATGTGCACATTGACACCAAGAATAGCCCCTGTTACCAAGAGGGAATTCGCCACATTGTTGCGTCCGTCACCACAATAAACCAAGGTCAATCCTTCTAACTTGCCAAAGTTTTCTTTCACAGTCAGATAATCAGCCAACATTTGAGTCGGGTGCCATGCATCTGTCAGACCATTCCATACAGGAACACCTGAAAATTCGGCCAATTCTTCCACCATCTTTTGACTGAAACCACGAAATTCAATCCCATCGAACATGCGTCCCAAAACTTTAGCAGTATCTTCTGTGGATTCTTTTTTACCAAGCTGGATATCATTTGCACCTAGATATTCAGGGTGTGCACCCAAGTCAATCGCCGCAACAGTAAATGCAGCACGCGTACGAGTGGATGTTTTTTCAAATAAAAGGGCAATATTTTTACCTTCTAAATAGCGATGAGGGATATTGCGCTTTTTCAAATCCTTTAAGTGAGCTGCAAAATCAATCAACCATTCTAATTCAGCGCGAGTGAAATCTTTTTCCGCTAAAAAATGTCTGCCTTTAAAAATGTTTGTCATTATCCTTCTCCTCTTTTTTAAATTAAATTTTTGGTCAGAGTCTGACACCATTCACCATCTTCTAAATAGATTTCGGAAGTTGGCTGATACCCCAGCATCTCATAAAATGTTTTAGCTGTCAACTCAGAATGTATATTTATACATAAAACATTCGTGTTTTTAGCATATTCTTCCAATTTTTGGATAATTTCCCGAGCATATCCCTTCCCACGGTGTGGGGCCAGGGTAGCAATCCGAGTCAATCTTGCAGTTCCAAATTCTGTTGGTAAGAAACGGCCGGTAGAAACTGGCTCGCCATGAACGAGTAGATTGGCATAGACGCGTCCAACTTCGTCATATTGATCAAACTCATCTTCCCGTGCAATGGATTTTTCCATTACAAAGACACGATATCTTACGTACATAGAACATGCACGATGCCAAGGCTCACTTCCGATAACCAGTTCAACATCTGGTTCATTCATTTAGATATCCTCTCTGACAAAAGGCATAGACATACAACGCGGTCCACCACGACCCCGAACTAACTCACTACCGCTAATCTTGATTAAGCGAAGACCTTTTGATTCTAGGATGGCATTGGTAATGGTATTCCGTTTATACACCACAACAACCCCAGGTGCGATGGTCAAGGTATTGGAACCATCGTTCCATTGTTCCCGACCAGCAGCTACAATATTTTCACCACCACAACGAATCAAGTCAACTTTTTCAACGCCCAAGTTTGCAGCTAATAATTCAGCCAAATCACCATGTTCTTCTTCAATATGAAGCTCTTCATTTTCATAAGTAACAGAGAAGACACGCAAGCTACCTTCAATTTCTGGGTGAATAGTAAATTTATCATAATCTACCATAGTGAAAACAGTATCCAAATGCATGAATTTCCGACTATTGGCAAATTCAAATGCAAGGACCTTCTTAAAGCCAACGCCTCTTTCAAATATGTTAATGAGGAGTTTTTCAATGGAAGCTGCGTCTGTCCGTTGAGAGATCCCAACCGCAAGCACATCCTTGGATAAAATCAGCTCATCACCACCCTCAATACGTGTGGTTTCATTTCTGTTATATACCAGCGGAACCTTGCCACCATAGACTGGGTGGTAAGTAAAAATATACTTACCATAAATGGTTTCACGGTTGCGGGTTTCTGAATACATGTGGTTAAGCGATACCGCATTCCCTATTGTTGCAAAAGGATCCCGTGTAAAGTACAGGTTTGGCATCGGATCGATTGCAAATGGGTAAGATGATTCAACAAGGTCTGTTAACCCTTTTTCTTCAATGTCATCTGACGGCAATTCAGCTTTTTGAATACCAGCCATGGTCTTTTCAATTAGCTCTTTATTGTCCTCAATTGCAAGTAAGAGTTTCCGAATGGCTTTTCTACACATCCGACCACGAATGTTGGCCTCTTCTAGGTATTCATCAATAAATTGTTCACGAATTTCTGGACTAGTCAGTGATTCCGCCGCCAACTGTTCCAAATATAACACTTCTACGCCTTCATCTCGCAGAGCTTGCGCAAAGGCATCATGTTCTTTTTGTGCATCTTCTAAGAAAGGAATATCATCAAATAACAACCGTTCAAGGTGATCAGGCATCAAATTTTCAATTTCTTTACCTGGTCGATGGAGCATAACCGTTTTTAGTTTCCCGATTTCTGAAAATACATGAATTGGACTTTGTGACATCAGAGCCCCCTCCTTTGATATTTTTTCTTGACTGGGAAAGGTGGAGGACCGTACGCTTTCCTTCATTCCCTTTCCACTTTATATCTGTAGTGTACCAAAGGTTCTTAGTTCGGAAGCGAAATTTTTGGCATCAAAAATGCGAAATCCACCACATTCTATTCATATTTTTGGGTATTTTCCAATTTTTGGCTGACTTTATCCGCATATTTATCTTATATATATGGATATATGCATTTTTATTTTTTTGATATCCGTTAGTTGAATTAGCTTTGATACATCGTCACTTTCGGCTTGCCCTGCTCTATGAAAGTGACTTACTGCGCATGTCTTATTTCCAACTTAGAATAGACTCACCTGTACCTCAGTTCCTTATCTGAAAGCTAATTCATTCAACAATAGAATGTGATTTCCAAGCTATTCTCTACACAAAAAAACAGAAACATCAATGTGTTTCTGTCAGATTGAAGACAAAGTCGTTAGAATTGTATTTCTAACGGCTTTTTCATATGTAAAGTAGTATAATAGAGATAGGAATACTAGCTAATAAACAGCGGGAGAATCGCTATGTTACACAAAGAAAACCCAGACTACAATCGCGGTCAATTTGGTTTCTACAGTTTAAATGACCTTGTTCCTCAAGATCATCTCCTTCGTCAAATAGAGGAAGCTATTGACTTCTCCTTTATCTATGACATAGTCGCAGACAGCTATAGCGATGATACAGGGCGCCCTAGTCTTGACCCTGTTCTGCTCATTAAAATTCCTATCCTTCAATGCCTCTTCGGTATTCGCTCCATGCGTCAAACCATTAAGGAAATTGAAGTCAACACTGCCTATCGTTGGTTTCTTGGTCTTCGACTGGATGATAAGGTGCCTCATTTCACTACCTACGGAAAGAATTATGTCCGTCGTTTCCAAGATAGACAGGTCATTGAAGGCATTTTCACCCATATCTTAGGTCTCTGTGTCAATGCAGGATTCATAGATCCGACAGAAATTTTCATTGACGGTACCCATATCAAAGCTGCGGCGAATAATCGCAAATTCATCAATCGTGAAGTTGAAAAGCAAGCCAAGTTTATGAGTGAGCAGTTAGAGATTGAAATCAATAGAGATAGAGAAAAGCATGCAAAAAAGCCGCTAGGGCCCGCAAAAGAGGAGGGGCCCGTCGCTAAGAAAATTTCTACAACCGACCCAGAAAGTGGTTGGTTTCATAAAGGGGACCATAAGGAAGTATTTGCCTACACAGCTCAGGTGGCTTGTGACAAGTATGGTTGGGCTCTGGCTTATAGCGTTGAGGCTGGCAATGTCCATGACAGTCAGGCCTTTCCTGCACTCTTCGCCAAGCTCCAGCCCTTTCAACCTAGCTTTCTCATTGCCGATTCTGGCTATAAGACCCCTAGTATCGCTCACTTCCTTCTGGAACAAGAGATTACTCCTGTTTTTCCTTACACTCGTCCGAAAGGGAAGAAGGGAAAACTGCGCTCGAAGGATTTTGTTTACGATGAATACTATGACTGTTATATCTGTCCTGAGAATCAAGTCTTAACCTATCGCACTACAATCAGGGAAGGTTATCGGGAATATAAGAGTGATCCAGCTATCTGTGCTAGTTGTCCACTTCTATCAATTTGTACAGAAAGCAAGAACAAGCAGAAAGTGGTAACTCGACACATTTGGAAAGAGGCTTTAGAAACCTGTGAAGAGATTCGGCACAGGAAAGGTATGAAGGAGCTCTACCAGAAGCGCAAAGAAACCATTGAACGCCTCTTTGGGACAGCCAAAGAGTACCACAATCTTCGTTATACAAGAGAGAAAGGCAAGTCCAAAATGGAAGATAAGGTTGGACTGACTTTGGCGTGTTTAAATCTCAAGAAATTGGTAAAAATGAGGGCAGGGAAGCCTTTTTATATTGTACAAATAGTCACGATTCTGGCAAAAAGACTGACTATCAGACCAATAAACAGAAAAAGACAAACATCAGTCGAGATGTTTGTCTTCATTCTGACAGAAACATCAATGTGTTTCTGTCAGATTTTCTAAGAAAAAGGTGGTATCTAAATAGGTTAATTTTTTATGGCAATAAGTAATTTTTTCTTCGCTAATCAGCTGTTTTAGCACATGACTAACTGTTTCTCGTGTCGTTGCTGCCAATTGAGATAGCTCCAAGATATGGATTTCAAATGGCAAGGATGATAGGTGATTCCGTTGACACATATCCCAATAAAGCAAGGCAAGCACTTGAATCACCCGCTCAGTTGCCTTGGATTGGAGGGCATTTCGCAAGCGTAACTCCTGAAAGTGTAAAACACGGGATAGTTTTTTACAAATATAGACAAGCTGCCTTGGATTGACCATCGAGAGAGATTCAAATAAGTCCATGGGAATGATAAAACATTCTACATCTGTAATCGCAATTGCTGTGTAAAAATAGTCCTTGTCTTGAAACATCCCGCCAAATGGAAATGCACTGTCTTCCCGAATGTAGTCAAGATAGGTAAAGGTGTCCGTCTCATCGTACTGTTCAATACGGGCATAACCACGAGACAAGACAAAAAAGTAATCTCTTGGGTCCTGTGCATAAAAAATGACCTGTCCCTTAGCAATCTTTCTAAAACGGATATGCCTCGCTAACTGATCAAAAGCCTCTCTGGTAAGTTGTGCAAATGTCTGATGTGTTTTGAGATAATCATACTGTTCATTACTAATCATTCAGAAACCTCCAATCACGACAATCTTCTATGTATATTTTACCATACTGAATCGATAAAATCTAACATTTTATGGAAGCGGATACAAAATCGCTACACACAAAAAAATAATCACCTACTGCCACAGCTCCTTCCTCGATGAGAACTGAAACAGGGCAGGAAGTGATTATTCACAATAACACCTATAATTCTTCTGCAATTTTATTTAACTTACGTAAACGATGGTTAACACCACTCTTGGTAATGGGCTGTGACAGGCTTTCAGCTAACTGCTGGATCGAATAATCAGGATGTTGAATGCGCAATTGAGCAATTTCTTGTAAATCACCCGACAACTGGTCTATACCGATTGTATCCATTATTTTAATAATATTATTAATGGTTTTCATGCTAGCAGTGACTGTCTTGGCAATATTGGCCGCTTCAGCATTAGTAGCACGATTCAAATCATTCCGAGCTTCCCGT
Protein-coding regions in this window:
- a CDS encoding YfcC family protein, which gives rise to MSEKVKKGFKMPSSYTVLMIIIAIMAVMTWIIPAGQYQVDDGGNFITGTYEAVDQNPQGIWDVLMAPVRAMLGHGATSAAIDVSFFILMVGAFLGVVNETGALDVGIASIVKRFKGREKWLIYVLMFLFGLGGSTYGMGEETMAFFPLIIPVMMAVGYDSITGVAIILLGSQIGCLASTVNPFATGVASATAGVSIADGMIWRIVFFIVILGLGMAFVANYAEKVKKDPTKSLVYKQRAEDMEHFNVTADRAVNDTLTPAQKRVLILFFLTFVFMILSFIPWEDLGVTLFTDIKEWLISIPVLGQIVGITTYPFGLWYFPEGAMLFATSGVLIGVVYGMGEERLVKAFMNGAADLLSVALICAVARGIQVIMNDGMITATILHWGEVGLQGLSSQVFIVLTYLFYLPMSFLIPSTSGLAGASMGIMAPLGEFVNVPAHLIITAFQAASGVLNLVAPTSGIVMGALALGRVDIATWYKFVGKLIAAIIVASIIILVIATFF
- the arcC gene encoding carbamate kinase, translated to MTHRKIVVALGGNAILTSDPSAKAQKAALVQTAKHLVKLIKNGDDLIITHGNGPQVGNLLLQNLAANSEKNPAFPLDSLVAMTEGSIGFWLQNALENELAKEGIDKGVVSVVTQVIVDKNDPAFENLSKPIGPFYTKEEAELESQKTGATFKEDAGRGWRKVVASPKPIGIKEIGTIRTLLNAGEIVVAAGGGGVPVIQEEDGTLVGVEAVIDKDFASQCLAELVDADVFIILTGVDYVYVRFNKPDQRKLEKVTVAELEEYIRQNEFAPGSMLPKVEAAIAFVNHKPNSKAVITSLENLGALIESHSGTTITKH
- the argF gene encoding ornithine carbamoyltransferase, with amino-acid sequence MTNIFKGRHFLAEKDFTRAELEWLIDFAAHLKDLKKRNIPHRYLEGKNIALLFEKTSTRTRAAFTVAAIDLGAHPEYLGANDIQLGKKESTEDTAKVLGRMFDGIEFRGFSQKMVEELAEFSGVPVWNGLTDAWHPTQMLADYLTVKENFGKLEGLTLVYCGDGRNNVANSLLVTGAILGVNVHIFSPKELFPDETVVALAEGFAKESGARVLITDNADEAVKGADVLYTDVWVSMGEESKFEERVKLLKPYQVNMDLVKKAENENLIFLHCLPAFHDTNTVYGKDVAEKFGVEEMEVTDEVFRSKYARHFDQAENRMHTIKAVMAATLGDPFVPRV
- a CDS encoding GNAT family N-acetyltransferase — protein: MNEPDVELVIGSEPWHRACSMYVRYRVFVMEKSIAREDEFDQYDEVGRVYANLLVHGEPVSTGRFLPTEFGTARLTRIATLAPHRGKGYAREIIQKLEEYAKNTNVLCINIHSELTAKTFYEMLGYQPTSEIYLEDGEWCQTLTKNLI
- the arcA gene encoding arginine deiminase, translating into MMSQSPIHVFSEIGKLKTVMLHRPGKEIENLMPDHLERLLFDDIPFLEDAQKEHDAFAQALRDEGVEVLYLEQLAAESLTSPEIREQFIDEYLEEANIRGRMCRKAIRKLLLAIEDNKELIEKTMAGIQKAELPSDDIEEKGLTDLVESSYPFAIDPMPNLYFTRDPFATIGNAVSLNHMYSETRNRETIYGKYIFTYHPVYGGKVPLVYNRNETTRIEGGDELILSKDVLAVGISQRTDAASIEKLLINIFERGVGFKKVLAFEFANSRKFMHLDTVFTMVDYDKFTIHPEIEGSLRVFSVTYENEELHIEEEHGDLAELLAANLGVEKVDLIRCGGENIVAAGREQWNDGSNTLTIAPGVVVVYKRNTITNAILESKGLRLIKISGSELVRGRGGPRCMSMPFVREDI
- a CDS encoding IS1182 family transposase, which encodes MLHKENPDYNRGQFGFYSLNDLVPQDHLLRQIEEAIDFSFIYDIVADSYSDDTGRPSLDPVLLIKIPILQCLFGIRSMRQTIKEIEVNTAYRWFLGLRLDDKVPHFTTYGKNYVRRFQDRQVIEGIFTHILGLCVNAGFIDPTEIFIDGTHIKAAANNRKFINREVEKQAKFMSEQLEIEINRDREKHAKKPLGPAKEEGPVAKKISTTDPESGWFHKGDHKEVFAYTAQVACDKYGWALAYSVEAGNVHDSQAFPALFAKLQPFQPSFLIADSGYKTPSIAHFLLEQEITPVFPYTRPKGKKGKLRSKDFVYDEYYDCYICPENQVLTYRTTIREGYREYKSDPAICASCPLLSICTESKNKQKVVTRHIWKEALETCEEIRHRKGMKELYQKRKETIERLFGTAKEYHNLRYTREKGKSKMEDKVGLTLACLNLKKLVKMRAGKPFYIVQIVTILAKRLTIRPINRKRQTSVEMFVFILTETSMCFCQIF
- a CDS encoding Crp/Fnr family transcriptional regulator, whose protein sequence is MISNEQYDYLKTHQTFAQLTREAFDQLARHIRFRKIAKGQVIFYAQDPRDYFFVLSRGYARIEQYDETDTFTYLDYIREDSAFPFGGMFQDKDYFYTAIAITDVECFIIPMDLFESLSMVNPRQLVYICKKLSRVLHFQELRLRNALQSKATERVIQVLALLYWDMCQRNHLSSLPFEIHILELSQLAATTRETVSHVLKQLISEEKITYCHKKLTYLDTTFFLENLTETH